The Hyphomonadaceae bacterium ML37 genome includes a region encoding these proteins:
- a CDS encoding dihydrofolate reductase has translation MTDFPIALVVAVARNGVIGRDGDLPWRISSDLKRFKQVTLGKPVVMGRKTWDSLPRKPLPGRVNIVVSRTLADAPGVLVCRDLDAALEAAEAAALAEGAPEICIIGGAQIYAAVLDRAARIYLTEVELEPEGDSRFPELDPAVWREVSAEHVARGEGDDAAFTARVLERV, from the coding sequence ATGACTGATTTCCCCATCGCCCTCGTCGTCGCTGTCGCGCGCAATGGCGTCATTGGCCGGGATGGCGATCTTCCGTGGCGGATTTCGTCGGATTTGAAGCGCTTCAAGCAGGTCACGCTGGGCAAGCCGGTGGTGATGGGGCGCAAGACCTGGGACAGCCTGCCGCGCAAGCCGTTGCCCGGCCGGGTCAATATAGTCGTGAGCCGCACGCTGGCCGATGCGCCGGGCGTGCTGGTCTGCCGCGATCTGGACGCCGCGCTGGAGGCGGCTGAGGCCGCCGCCCTGGCCGAGGGCGCACCGGAAATCTGCATCATTGGCGGCGCGCAGATTTACGCCGCTGTGCTGGACCGGGCCGCGCGCATCTATCTCACTGAAGTTGAGCTGGAGCCGGAAGGCGATTCGCGCTTTCCCGAGCTGGACCCGGCGGTGTGGCGCGAGGTCTCCGCCGAGCACGTAGCGCGGGGCGAGGGCGATGACGCCGCCTTTACAGCGCGGGTGCTGGAGCGGGTGTGA